The Cohnella abietis genome has a segment encoding these proteins:
- a CDS encoding LysM peptidoglycan-binding domain-containing protein, with translation MTDQLNGLRFDIYERVHLPDDVAAIEELEEIELVPHMQALPQDDQVLLRGHLLLSGIYRSQDSPGVSQLEHWIPVEISLPLNRIQSVEELAVEIDNFDVDLLTTRSLNVTGVLALRGLQVQSPQAPIWRDDSFTVVHQAESLHEESELPREQLGLAEAQSLSINEYVPAGDVELTEEERDDDWYLESETEALIGDSPQENTWLTMFQNSEEFRKGLEANPNSEFNANPNPNLAANNDPFKASQWGDVTQVRVEEQRERVEGLQEHAVVQQEHVGEHQEYIDVHQELVVNQVAEYEDRPELKVALGGKPLDSNVQVQQLQQQSGVGLLSQLGEKGAKREAELKIYEAAQAEEKALAATHPTSSSGDELEWTRLFLTSSAQAQSFRKVKMCIVQREETLDLIANRYNVQPRELQLHNRLNDPYLSEGQVLYIP, from the coding sequence GTGACGGACCAGTTGAACGGGTTGCGATTCGATATTTACGAGCGTGTACACCTGCCTGACGATGTAGCCGCAATCGAAGAACTGGAAGAAATTGAATTGGTGCCCCATATGCAGGCACTGCCGCAAGACGATCAAGTGCTGTTAAGAGGTCATTTGTTATTATCGGGAATTTATCGATCGCAGGACTCGCCGGGTGTGTCCCAACTGGAGCATTGGATTCCAGTAGAAATTTCGTTGCCGCTGAATCGGATTCAAAGCGTTGAAGAATTGGCTGTAGAAATTGATAACTTTGACGTAGATTTACTGACGACTCGGTCTTTGAACGTAACGGGTGTACTGGCTTTAAGAGGATTACAGGTTCAATCCCCTCAGGCTCCGATTTGGAGGGATGACAGCTTTACGGTAGTGCATCAAGCGGAGTCGCTGCATGAAGAAAGTGAACTGCCGAGAGAGCAGCTTGGACTGGCTGAAGCACAATCTTTAAGCATAAATGAGTATGTGCCAGCAGGAGATGTGGAATTAACGGAAGAGGAACGCGATGATGATTGGTACTTGGAGTCCGAGACAGAAGCTTTAATCGGTGACAGCCCTCAAGAAAACACTTGGCTTACGATGTTTCAGAATTCAGAGGAATTTAGGAAAGGGCTGGAGGCTAATCCCAATTCCGAATTTAATGCGAATCCCAATCCCAATCTTGCCGCTAATAACGATCCGTTCAAGGCGTCTCAGTGGGGAGATGTAACTCAAGTACGTGTTGAAGAGCAGCGAGAACGTGTTGAAGGGCTGCAAGAGCATGCTGTAGTGCAGCAAGAACATGTTGGAGAGCATCAAGAGTATATTGACGTGCATCAAGAGCTGGTTGTGAATCAGGTAGCTGAATATGAAGATAGGCCAGAGCTGAAGGTTGCATTGGGCGGTAAACCTCTAGATTCGAATGTACAAGTGCAGCAACTACAACAGCAATCTGGTGTCGGATTATTGTCTCAGCTGGGTGAGAAGGGTGCGAAGCGAGAGGCGGAGCTCAAAATATATGAGGCTGCACAAGCTGAGGAAAAAGCACTTGCAGCAACTCATCCAACGAGCAGTAGTGGCGATGAGCTTGAATGGACCAGGCTATTTTTAACGAGCAGTGCACAAGCCCAGTCCTTCCGTAAAGTTAAAATGTGCATTGTACAGCGTGAGGAAACGTTGGATTTAATAGCTAATCGTTACAATGTGCAGCCACGAGAGCTTCAGCTCCATAATCGCCTGAACGACCCTTACTTATCGGAAGGCCAAGTCCTCTATATTCCATAA
- a CDS encoding valine--tRNA ligase, whose translation MSESQERLNVEMPTTYDPTSAEQKWYETWLRNGYFQAGKRPDAPKYTIVIPPPNVTGMLHIGHALDFTLQDILIRFKRMQGFDALWLPGTDHAGIATQTKVEQQLREEGLSRYDLGREAFLEKVWEWKEHYAGTIREQWSKMGLSLDYSRERFTLDEGLSKAVREVFVRLYNKGMIYRGKRIINWDPAARTALSDIEVEYKEVNGHLYHLRYPLADGSGHLTVATTRPETMLGDSAVAVHPEDERYKHLIGKMLLLPILNREIPIIADEYVDKDFGSGAVKITPAHDPNDFEVGSRHDLPQITVMDEGGKMNENAGPYQGLDRTECRKAIVKELQEQGVCVLIEDHVHQVGHSERSGAVVEPYLSTQWFVNMKPLAEKAIESQKSGQGVNFVPDRFEKIYLHWIENVRDWCISRQLWWGHRIPAWHHETTGEIYVGTQAPEGADQPDSPWKQDNDVLDTWFSSALWPFSTLGWPEDSEDLKNYYPTGVLVTGYDIIYFWVARMIFTALEFTEQIPFKDVLIHGLVRDAEGRKMSKSLGNGVDPLNIIAQYGADAMRFMISTSSTPGQDLRFRLEKVEQARNFANKIWNASRFALMNLEGFTYEDIDISGQLSTADRWILHRFNETARDITRLMESYEFGETGRLLYNFIWDDLCDWYIEFSKLTLYGDNPAAKRSTQSVLAYVLDRTLRLIHPFMPYLSEEIWQHLPHEPGETIMLASWPEYRADFEAVNSVKEMELLMEAIRAVRNVRAEVNVSPGKKIELLLKPTGEAEEGIFRRNEIYVQRFCNTSSYTLDIGLTAPDKAMTAIITGAELYFPLAGLIDIGQEIARLTKEVDNLNAEVDRVEKKLSNEGYLAKAPANVVEQERIKGQDYRDKRDKVMARIAELQG comes from the coding sequence ATGTCCGAATCCCAAGAACGGCTAAATGTAGAAATGCCGACGACTTACGATCCAACAAGCGCAGAGCAAAAATGGTATGAAACCTGGCTCCGTAACGGTTATTTCCAGGCGGGAAAACGTCCGGATGCTCCTAAATACACCATTGTAATCCCGCCACCGAATGTTACTGGAATGCTTCATATTGGTCACGCGCTTGATTTTACTTTGCAGGATATCCTTATCCGTTTTAAACGGATGCAAGGGTTTGATGCGCTATGGCTCCCGGGTACCGATCATGCCGGAATTGCCACCCAGACTAAGGTGGAGCAGCAGCTCCGCGAAGAAGGGCTTAGCCGCTACGACCTTGGCCGCGAGGCTTTCTTAGAGAAGGTATGGGAGTGGAAGGAACATTACGCGGGGACAATTCGCGAGCAATGGTCCAAGATGGGACTCAGCCTAGACTATTCCCGTGAGCGGTTTACGTTAGACGAAGGGCTGTCAAAGGCTGTTCGTGAAGTATTCGTTCGTCTGTATAACAAGGGAATGATTTACCGCGGCAAGAGAATTATTAACTGGGACCCGGCTGCACGTACGGCGCTGTCGGATATTGAGGTTGAATATAAAGAAGTAAATGGACACCTCTACCACCTTCGTTATCCTCTAGCTGACGGTAGCGGTCATCTGACTGTGGCTACAACTAGACCTGAGACGATGCTGGGCGACTCTGCTGTAGCTGTTCATCCCGAAGATGAGCGTTATAAGCATTTAATTGGCAAGATGCTTCTTCTCCCTATCCTCAACAGGGAAATCCCGATTATCGCTGACGAGTATGTTGACAAGGATTTCGGTAGCGGTGCGGTTAAGATTACGCCAGCTCATGATCCTAACGACTTTGAGGTTGGGTCTAGACATGACCTTCCGCAAATTACTGTTATGGATGAAGGCGGCAAAATGAACGAGAATGCCGGTCCTTACCAAGGACTTGATCGTACAGAATGCCGTAAAGCCATCGTAAAGGAACTGCAGGAGCAAGGAGTTTGCGTTCTAATCGAGGATCACGTCCACCAAGTGGGTCATAGCGAGCGATCTGGCGCGGTTGTTGAGCCGTATTTGTCTACGCAATGGTTCGTTAATATGAAGCCATTAGCGGAGAAGGCAATTGAATCCCAGAAATCGGGTCAGGGCGTAAACTTTGTTCCCGATCGTTTCGAGAAAATATATTTGCACTGGATTGAAAATGTTCGTGATTGGTGTATTTCCCGTCAGCTATGGTGGGGGCATCGTATTCCAGCATGGCATCATGAAACGACTGGAGAAATCTATGTTGGCACACAAGCTCCTGAAGGAGCCGATCAGCCTGATTCTCCTTGGAAGCAAGACAATGATGTGCTCGATACTTGGTTCAGCTCGGCGCTTTGGCCTTTCTCCACATTGGGGTGGCCTGAAGACAGCGAGGACCTGAAAAATTATTACCCAACAGGCGTGCTTGTAACGGGTTACGACATCATTTATTTCTGGGTTGCCCGGATGATCTTCACTGCGCTAGAGTTTACGGAGCAAATTCCGTTTAAGGATGTTCTTATCCACGGTCTTGTAAGAGATGCGGAAGGCCGCAAAATGTCCAAATCACTCGGTAATGGCGTCGATCCACTGAACATTATTGCTCAGTATGGTGCAGATGCTATGCGGTTCATGATTTCGACGAGTAGCACGCCAGGGCAGGATTTACGTTTCCGCCTAGAGAAGGTAGAGCAAGCCCGTAACTTTGCAAACAAAATATGGAATGCCTCCCGTTTTGCATTAATGAATTTGGAAGGCTTTACCTATGAGGATATTGATATCAGCGGACAGTTATCAACGGCAGACCGTTGGATCCTGCATCGCTTTAATGAAACTGCACGTGACATTACCCGTTTGATGGAGAGCTACGAGTTCGGGGAAACCGGTCGTTTGCTGTACAACTTTATCTGGGATGATCTGTGCGATTGGTATATCGAGTTTTCGAAGCTTACGCTGTACGGCGACAACCCAGCTGCGAAACGGAGCACGCAATCCGTGCTTGCTTACGTGCTGGACCGCACTCTGCGTCTGATCCATCCTTTCATGCCGTATTTGTCCGAGGAGATTTGGCAGCATCTGCCGCACGAGCCGGGTGAGACGATCATGCTGGCTTCATGGCCAGAATATCGGGCTGATTTCGAAGCCGTTAACTCGGTGAAGGAAATGGAGCTCCTAATGGAAGCTATTCGTGCTGTGCGAAATGTTCGCGCAGAGGTTAACGTATCGCCAGGGAAAAAAATCGAGCTGCTGTTGAAACCGACAGGAGAAGCGGAGGAAGGCATTTTCCGGCGTAATGAAATTTATGTACAGCGGTTCTGCAACACTTCGTCCTACACGCTTGACATTGGCCTGACTGCACCAGACAAAGCAATGACCGCGATCATAACGGGAGCTGAGCTTTATTTTCCGCTTGCGGGATTAATTGATATCGGTCAGGAAATCGCACGTCTTACGAAAGAAGTCGACAATCTAAATGCCGAAGTAGACCGTGTGGAGAAGAAGCTCTCCAACGAAGGCTATTTGGCTAAAGCACCAGCTAACGTAGTTGAGCAGGAAAGAATCAAGGGACAGGATTACCGGGATAAACGGGATAAGGTTATGGCAAGAATTGCTGAGCTTCAGGGATAA
- a CDS encoding bifunctional folylpolyglutamate synthase/dihydrofolate synthase: MSEDNFSPAATTSFHTAEEAMTWITGLTSFGIRPGMDRIALLLEKFNHPERRLKFIHVAGTNGKGSVCAYLTSVLRQCGYDVGTFTSPYLTSYSNRLQYNGHDIEDDVLIRLANQLKPATDELAQSEWGSPTMFEVTTALALLYYGTVAYPDFVVWETGLGGRLDVTNIVTPIISVITNVGHDHMDVLGPTLSHIAKEKAGIIKAGVPVVTAVSQAEVMEIVKETAVAKKASLYQLGGNFSYELLSAEENEQKFSFQGPFRALQSLTVTLNGAHQVSNAAVAVMTLEVLRQYYALIVEDEDLAVGLRNTTWPGRLEMVSNHPRILLDGAHNPEGMEALKNALNDIYKFDKLNVMMAMMPNKNHEHSLRHILPMVDTLVITEPDFHKKMNAADLAAVASRLRKEIGQPRNVIVEPDWRRALELLQEASASSQDENTLNVITGTLYLIADVRSWLLHGTKSEKGW, encoded by the coding sequence ATGAGCGAGGATAATTTCTCCCCTGCTGCAACGACGTCATTTCACACGGCTGAGGAAGCGATGACCTGGATTACGGGTCTCACTTCCTTCGGCATCCGTCCTGGTATGGATCGAATTGCTCTTTTACTTGAAAAATTTAATCACCCGGAGCGGAGATTAAAATTTATTCATGTAGCCGGAACGAATGGGAAAGGCTCGGTTTGTGCGTATTTAACAAGTGTGCTTAGACAATGCGGATATGATGTAGGAACGTTTACTTCTCCTTATTTGACCTCGTATTCCAATCGTCTCCAATATAATGGGCATGATATTGAGGATGACGTTCTGATTAGGCTTGCTAATCAATTGAAGCCTGCAACCGATGAGCTTGCTCAAAGCGAGTGGGGATCCCCGACGATGTTCGAGGTGACGACAGCTTTAGCTTTACTCTATTACGGAACGGTCGCTTATCCTGACTTTGTCGTATGGGAGACTGGACTCGGCGGCCGCTTGGACGTTACGAATATTGTGACGCCTATCATAAGCGTCATTACCAATGTTGGTCACGATCATATGGATGTGCTTGGTCCGACACTCTCGCATATCGCCAAGGAAAAAGCGGGGATCATTAAAGCGGGTGTTCCCGTTGTTACCGCAGTCAGTCAGGCTGAAGTGATGGAAATCGTTAAGGAAACAGCTGTGGCCAAGAAAGCATCATTGTATCAGCTTGGCGGTAACTTCTCATATGAATTGTTATCTGCCGAAGAAAATGAGCAAAAGTTTTCTTTTCAAGGACCGTTTCGTGCTTTACAATCGTTAACTGTGACGTTAAACGGAGCACATCAGGTTTCCAACGCGGCTGTTGCGGTTATGACACTTGAAGTACTTAGGCAGTATTACGCTTTAATTGTTGAGGATGAGGATCTGGCTGTCGGTTTACGTAATACGACTTGGCCAGGTCGACTAGAGATGGTATCCAATCATCCTCGAATTTTACTCGACGGAGCTCACAATCCTGAAGGGATGGAAGCTCTGAAAAATGCGCTTAACGACATTTACAAGTTCGATAAGCTAAATGTGATGATGGCGATGATGCCGAATAAGAATCATGAACATTCCCTACGGCATATACTACCAATGGTGGATACGCTTGTAATCACGGAACCTGATTTTCATAAGAAAATGAACGCCGCTGACTTGGCCGCCGTCGCTTCGAGGCTGCGTAAGGAGATCGGGCAGCCGCGGAACGTTATCGTGGAGCCGGATTGGCGACGTGCGTTAGAGCTTCTGCAAGAAGCTTCTGCATCCTCTCAAGACGAGAACACGTTAAACGTCATTACTGGCACTCTTTATTTGATTGCCGACGTCCGTTCGTGGCTGCTCCATGGAACGAAATCTGAAAAAGGCTGGTGA
- the murC gene encoding UDP-N-acetylmuramate--L-alanine ligase, with the protein MRTAEHVHFIGIGGYGMSAIARVMLEMGYQVSGSDVVRQELIEKLAAKGAQIYIGHEPENVRGADLVVYSTALSRDNVERQEAEQLNIPILHRAQMLARLLNARKGIAVAGAHGKTTTSSMIALVMENCGQDPTYIIGGEIVNVGTNAKAGKGEYVVAEADESDGSFLQYESAIGVVTNIEADHLENYDGDFNKLKEAYVSFLQNIRPDGCAVVCADDENIQELLPKVNGARVITYGLDAKDADYTATELVLGDRCATFTVSHKDDVLGSVTLSVPGRHNVYNALATVIVCLEAGVPFGAIAEAIREFQGAKRRFQVLGEVKDMLVIDDYAHHPTEIQATIQAAKATGKRIIAVFQPQRYTRTFFLLDAFSRAFADADEVIITDIYSPAGEQRIEGINSRKLVELISQNSNANVTYIPTKEEVHDLLVERIAPGDLVLTMGAGDIWKIAVELSRNLRERE; encoded by the coding sequence TTGCGGACCGCTGAGCATGTACATTTTATCGGTATCGGAGGATATGGGATGAGCGCCATCGCCCGGGTAATGCTGGAGATGGGCTATCAAGTATCCGGTTCCGATGTGGTACGTCAGGAGTTAATTGAAAAACTGGCTGCCAAAGGAGCACAAATTTATATTGGTCATGAACCCGAGAACGTTCGGGGAGCTGATCTTGTTGTTTATTCAACGGCCCTATCCAGGGATAACGTTGAACGTCAGGAAGCTGAGCAATTAAACATCCCGATTCTTCATCGGGCGCAGATGTTAGCTCGTTTGCTCAATGCTCGCAAAGGAATCGCGGTTGCTGGAGCGCATGGTAAAACAACCACCTCCTCCATGATTGCTCTTGTAATGGAGAACTGTGGGCAGGACCCAACCTATATTATTGGCGGAGAAATTGTTAATGTAGGCACGAACGCCAAAGCGGGTAAAGGGGAGTACGTCGTAGCCGAAGCTGATGAAAGCGATGGCTCATTCCTGCAATATGAATCGGCTATTGGAGTCGTTACAAATATTGAAGCCGATCATCTAGAAAATTATGATGGGGATTTCAATAAGCTCAAAGAGGCTTATGTTTCTTTTCTGCAAAATATTCGACCGGATGGATGCGCGGTAGTGTGTGCGGACGATGAGAATATTCAGGAGCTGCTTCCGAAGGTAAACGGCGCACGAGTTATTACTTATGGTTTAGATGCTAAGGATGCAGATTATACAGCTACCGAGCTTGTTCTTGGTGATCGTTGTGCAACCTTCACCGTCAGTCATAAAGACGATGTCCTCGGCTCGGTTACCCTTTCTGTGCCAGGACGACATAATGTGTATAACGCCCTTGCAACGGTAATCGTGTGTCTTGAGGCGGGTGTGCCATTCGGAGCTATCGCGGAAGCCATTCGTGAGTTTCAAGGCGCTAAGCGGCGCTTTCAGGTACTTGGCGAAGTGAAGGACATGCTGGTCATCGACGATTATGCCCATCATCCAACAGAAATACAGGCAACGATTCAAGCTGCCAAAGCAACAGGCAAAAGAATTATCGCAGTATTTCAGCCACAGCGCTATACGAGAACTTTTTTCCTATTGGATGCTTTCAGTCGTGCATTTGCGGATGCAGATGAAGTCATCATCACGGATATCTATTCTCCTGCTGGTGAGCAAAGGATCGAAGGGATTAACTCGCGTAAGCTTGTAGAGCTGATTTCGCAGAACAGCAATGCCAACGTGACCTATATCCCGACCAAGGAAGAGGTTCATGATCTACTTGTGGAGCGTATAGCCCCAGGTGATCTTGTGTTAACGATGGGGGCTGGCGATATTTGGAAAATTGCTGTTGAGCTCTCCCGCAACTTACGTGAGCGTGAGTAA
- a CDS encoding SPOR domain-containing protein — translation MQPKARMTIRFEPQAKPGLASAPIVQTLVSKNELLIEKIESVSGGSQGNEGGFTSWNSPYQDDIHALEEIIRTTETVRGKVPLSKSALALEPTLMDIPHDELSEPKWTKRLPQFENENENENDDEDKNEAKLGVGWYNQTATIHEERGPSWGRVFLSVAGAIATGALFGYMVLSLFTGESLFPGKTNRGTQLPVQAAPGKSFNSSLPTADKSVEAKSVDGKISSNESSGKSVDEGTLTQVATDAYYMLQFGVFKNEESMQAAVKQLKDRGLAPATETREGYRVYVGAARSRNEADLLAAQMPDLEVYIKPLEETTLAISSQTLSEEAADFLNASANLTRKLTEYAGTGLLDKLPQKMNDADITALEEAHQQWLKTIPAASKLNDTIAEQGQVIVQELNSAILSMNDFNRKPSRFHLWHTQADVMKAILADRQIHLILQTTAR, via the coding sequence ATGCAACCAAAAGCAAGAATGACCATTCGTTTCGAGCCTCAAGCTAAGCCGGGACTAGCGTCAGCACCTATCGTACAAACTCTTGTTTCTAAAAATGAGCTTTTAATTGAGAAGATAGAGTCAGTTAGTGGAGGTAGTCAAGGTAATGAAGGTGGCTTTACTTCTTGGAACAGCCCTTATCAGGATGATATCCATGCATTAGAAGAAATTATTCGAACAACAGAAACCGTAAGGGGCAAAGTCCCTTTGTCTAAGTCTGCACTGGCACTGGAGCCTACTTTAATGGATATCCCTCATGATGAGCTATCGGAACCGAAATGGACCAAGAGATTACCTCAATTTGAGAATGAAAATGAAAATGAAAATGACGATGAGGATAAGAATGAAGCTAAGCTGGGAGTAGGCTGGTACAATCAAACGGCAACGATACATGAGGAGAGAGGGCCATCCTGGGGAAGGGTATTCCTTTCTGTAGCTGGTGCGATAGCAACGGGAGCTTTATTCGGATATATGGTTCTGAGCTTATTTACTGGAGAGTCCCTATTCCCGGGGAAAACGAATAGAGGCACACAGCTACCTGTACAAGCAGCACCGGGAAAATCATTTAATTCTTCTTTACCTACTGCGGATAAATCTGTTGAAGCTAAGAGCGTAGACGGTAAAATATCTTCCAACGAGTCCTCCGGCAAGTCCGTGGACGAGGGAACTCTTACTCAAGTAGCAACTGACGCTTACTATATGCTTCAATTTGGAGTATTTAAGAATGAAGAGAGCATGCAGGCAGCGGTTAAACAATTAAAAGATCGTGGGCTGGCTCCTGCTACAGAGACGAGAGAAGGTTATCGAGTCTATGTTGGAGCGGCTAGATCACGAAATGAAGCAGATCTGTTGGCTGCGCAGATGCCCGACTTAGAGGTTTACATTAAGCCGTTAGAGGAGACGACCTTAGCCATTTCTTCTCAAACGCTTTCCGAGGAAGCGGCCGATTTTCTTAATGCCAGCGCCAATTTAACCCGAAAGCTGACTGAGTATGCGGGCACCGGTTTATTGGATAAGCTTCCTCAGAAAATGAACGATGCTGATATTACTGCACTAGAAGAAGCCCATCAGCAGTGGCTAAAGACGATTCCCGCTGCCAGCAAGCTTAATGATACAATAGCAGAGCAGGGGCAAGTTATTGTTCAGGAGTTGAATTCTGCTATTCTCTCTATGAACGATTTTAATCGAAAGCCCTCGCGATTCCACTTGTGGCATACTCAAGCAGATGTGATGAAAGCTATACTGGCAGACCGTCAAATACATTTGATTTTACAGACCACGGCTCGTTAA
- a CDS encoding DUF4321 domain-containing protein has protein sequence MNRRVSKNGGGRGIMKKNGWILLLFIFLGLLAGALVAIWLKDVPGLTFLTRAIELNWSPAGDLSVIKYSLDINVKISLLSVIGAIVAIWLYRKM, from the coding sequence ATGAATAGACGGGTGTCAAAAAATGGTGGGGGACGGGGAATTATGAAGAAAAACGGATGGATATTACTATTGTTCATTTTCTTGGGATTGCTGGCTGGTGCTTTAGTGGCTATCTGGCTAAAGGATGTCCCTGGACTCACCTTTTTAACACGTGCGATCGAGCTGAATTGGTCGCCTGCCGGAGATTTATCGGTTATTAAGTATAGCTTAGATATAAATGTTAAAATTAGCTTGCTTAGTGTAATCGGTGCGATTGTTGCGATATGGTTATACCGTAAAATGTAA
- a CDS encoding Maf family protein: MSVKQSSAPMLVLASSSPRRKELISLLGLPVQISPSHVSEDTPDDWSPLQIVEGLSLRKALAVKEELAHSFDPSSIIVGSDTIVVLNGKVMGKPRDDEDAEHMLQQLAGQIHEVYTGVSCIRISDEKTVTSHRITKVKMRNLSPEQISRYVATGEPLDKAGAYGIQEIGSLLVESIDGCYFNVVGLPVSLLAVQLEQFNITIP; encoded by the coding sequence ATGTCGGTTAAACAATCTAGCGCTCCAATGCTTGTTCTCGCTTCCTCCTCTCCTCGTAGAAAAGAGCTTATCTCGTTATTAGGACTTCCCGTTCAGATTTCGCCTAGTCATGTGTCCGAGGACACTCCGGATGATTGGTCTCCCTTGCAAATCGTAGAGGGTCTTTCTCTACGAAAAGCGCTTGCCGTCAAGGAAGAGCTTGCCCACTCCTTCGATCCTTCTTCCATTATCGTAGGTAGCGATACTATTGTTGTGTTGAATGGTAAAGTGATGGGAAAGCCTAGAGACGATGAGGATGCTGAACATATGCTTCAGCAGCTTGCGGGCCAAATCCATGAGGTCTATACAGGAGTATCTTGTATTCGGATTTCTGACGAGAAGACGGTTACTTCTCACCGTATAACAAAGGTAAAGATGAGAAATTTATCACCTGAGCAAATTTCTCGCTATGTCGCAACTGGTGAGCCCCTTGATAAGGCTGGAGCCTATGGCATTCAAGAAATTGGCTCCTTGCTTGTTGAATCCATTGATGGATGTTATTTCAACGTTGTCGGATTGCCGGTTTCTCTTCTCGCCGTTCAATTGGAGCAGTTCAATATTACAATTCCTTGA
- the radC gene encoding RadC family protein: MEQRSFRLREIPSQERPRERMQQFGAEALSHAELLAILIRTGTPKESAIHLAQRILNESGGLRRLAESKWEELTQIHGIGPAKALQLQASIELGRRVARSKLPETVKITSPQDAADLLMDELRHYREEHFVCLFLNTKNQVIGRQTLSIGSLNASIVHPREVFRAAIRRSSASILCAHNHPSGDPTPSAEDIQLTKRLAEAGQLIGIELLDHLVIGDNRFISLKEMGCL, encoded by the coding sequence TTGGAGCAACGATCCTTTCGATTACGTGAGATTCCCTCTCAGGAACGACCGCGGGAACGTATGCAGCAATTCGGAGCAGAGGCACTTAGTCATGCAGAATTACTAGCTATTCTAATACGGACGGGGACACCGAAAGAATCGGCCATACACCTTGCCCAGCGCATTCTTAACGAAAGCGGAGGCTTGCGGAGATTAGCAGAGAGTAAATGGGAAGAGCTGACACAAATACACGGAATCGGACCTGCGAAGGCGCTGCAGCTTCAAGCTTCTATTGAGCTTGGGCGAAGAGTGGCACGGTCTAAATTGCCGGAAACAGTCAAAATTACAAGTCCGCAGGATGCCGCTGATCTCCTTATGGACGAGCTTAGGCATTACCGGGAAGAGCACTTTGTCTGTTTGTTTCTTAATACTAAAAATCAAGTTATCGGTCGCCAGACGTTATCCATTGGCAGCTTAAACGCATCTATTGTTCACCCCAGAGAGGTTTTTCGTGCGGCTATAAGAAGAAGCAGTGCTTCCATTCTGTGCGCTCATAATCATCCAAGCGGTGATCCAACACCGAGCGCTGAAGATATTCAGCTTACAAAGCGGTTAGCCGAAGCCGGACAATTGATCGGGATCGAGCTTCTAGATCATTTGGTAATAGGTGACAATCGCTTTATAAGTTTGAAGGAGATGGGCTGCTTGTAA
- a CDS encoding rod shape-determining protein yields the protein MVGGFTRDLGIDLGTANTLVYIKGKGIVVREPSVVALRTDTKKIVAVGSDAKKMIGRTPGNIVAIRPMKDGVIADFETTATMIKYFIRSAQKPRSMFPRHPNVMVCVPSGITAVEKRAVEDATKQAGAREAYIIEEPFAAAIGADLPVWEPTGSMVVDIGGGTTEVAVISLGGIVTSKSIRIAGDEMDDAIIAYIKRFYNLMIGERTSEQLKMEIGSAMPLDKVESIEIRGRDLVSGLPKTLAITSDEITEALSDTVNSIIDAVKVTLEKCPPELSADIMDRGIVLTGGGALLRNLDKMLTRETGMPVLVADNPLDCVAIGTGRALENIHLFKTKGGNSRSGR from the coding sequence ATGGTAGGAGGATTTACACGGGATCTTGGTATCGATCTTGGAACTGCAAATACGCTGGTGTACATTAAGGGCAAAGGAATCGTTGTCAGGGAACCTTCAGTGGTAGCCCTGCGTACCGATACGAAAAAAATTGTGGCGGTTGGCTCAGATGCCAAAAAAATGATTGGCCGTACGCCAGGCAATATAGTAGCTATTCGTCCTATGAAGGATGGGGTAATTGCTGACTTTGAAACAACGGCTACTATGATTAAGTATTTTATTCGTAGTGCTCAGAAGCCTCGCTCTATGTTCCCTCGTCACCCTAATGTTATGGTTTGTGTCCCATCGGGTATTACAGCGGTTGAGAAACGCGCGGTTGAGGATGCAACAAAGCAAGCAGGTGCTCGTGAGGCATATATTATCGAAGAGCCGTTTGCAGCTGCAATTGGGGCTGATTTACCTGTATGGGAGCCGACCGGAAGCATGGTCGTGGATATCGGCGGCGGTACAACTGAAGTTGCCGTAATCTCGCTTGGAGGAATCGTAACAAGCAAATCGATCCGTATTGCAGGAGACGAGATGGATGATGCGATCATTGCTTACATCAAGCGTTTCTACAATTTGATGATCGGTGAGAGAACCTCTGAGCAGCTGAAGATGGAAATAGGCTCTGCAATGCCGCTTGATAAAGTAGAATCCATTGAAATTCGTGGACGGGACTTGGTCTCCGGCTTGCCTAAGACATTGGCTATTACTTCGGATGAAATTACTGAAGCCTTGTCTGATACAGTCAATTCCATTATTGATGCAGTTAAAGTAACTTTAGAGAAGTGTCCGCCTGAGCTTTCAGCGGATATTATGGATCGTGGTATCGTGTTAACAGGTGGAGGAGCTTTGCTTCGCAATCTAGATAAGATGCTTACCCGTGAAACGGGTATGCCTGTGCTAGTTGCTGACAATCCACTTGATTGTGTGGCTATCGGAACAGGAAGAGCACTTGAAAATATTCATCTCTTCAAAACCAAAGGCGGGAATTCCCGATCCGGCCGCTAA